The Lemur catta isolate mLemCat1 chromosome 17, mLemCat1.pri, whole genome shotgun sequence genome segment AAGGTATAAACTACTTGGAAATAAACTGGTAGTctgttttttccttaacattttcttcttttaagttttatttgaaGGGGGTGCTATTctttaaaaagaggaaggaggaaaatgaacTATGTATAATGTGTTACTGAGCATCTCACAAGGACTTCAAAGCTActttctaggccgggcgcggtggctcacacctgtaatcctagtactctgggaggccggggcgggtggattgtttgagctcaggagttcgagaccagcctgagcaagagcaagaccccatctctactaaaaatagaaagaaatgatctgaccaactaaaatatatatatagaaaaaattagctgggcatggtggcgcatgcctgtagtcccagctaccagggaggctgaggcagtaggattgcttaagcccaggagtttgaggttgctgtgagctaggctgaggccacggcactcactttagcctgggcaacacagcgagactctgtctcaaaaaaaaaaaaaaaaaaaagctactttcTAAGAAGGTGTTTATTCTTAAaagatttaaactttttaattttaagataattacaGATTCATGCGTAGTTGTAAGAAACAATACAGAGAGATCCCAgataccctttacccagtttctcaaaatggtaacatcttgcataGCTCTAACGCAACTTTATAACCAGGAAATTGACAAGGGTAACAATCCACtgatcttattcagatttcaccagttttacataCACTCGGTTGTGCGTGcctatctattaataattagttctatgcaattttattcTATGTGTAATCACTACCATAGTCAAGATGTATAAGTCTATCACCATAAGAatccctttaaaatgttttttattttataaatccaaATACTCTATTACCATAAAAGTCTTGAAGTTGTTCACCCAGATCTAAGCCTCTTGACTGAAGACTCCAGTTATGCCCACATTGTAAGAAACAAACTTGAGTGACACATGTTTATTCTTGGCATTCACGTCACTTAAATGATAAATATAACTATGTAGAAAAATGCAAAAGTGTACATAAAGAACACAACTTGTATTATGATTGCACATTTGTTTAAAATCTACATCTAGGAATATGCATACATAAATAGTTTGGGAGGTAATGGTGGACACGCAGAAATTTAAATATGCAATGTACTAGACTGGTGGgataagttgttttttttcttcttatgtgTTTAAAGTTGATGTAAGTAGTTAAACACCTGGACTAGATTCCTGAGGTCTCATAATGATATCAGAGAGGACTGAGGATCTAGATATATGCTCAGAGTACTTCTTGCAGCTGACAGCCCCTATAAGTCTAGATGTCTAGATAAAGACAAATCTTTCTCCTCTGCCTCACAGTACTTGGCCTCAAGAAGGGAAAGAACAAAGGCAGGGCCAAGAAGGGATGTAGAAATAGAGTGGCCATCTGTCTTGGTCTACCCAGGGCTGAGGTGTTTCCTGGACTGTGGCACTTTCAATGCTAAAACCAGGAgagtcctgggcaaactgggacgAGCTGGTCGCCCTGTCCAGAAGGTTGCTGTCTGTGCATCCTTGGAGCTTGAAGCAACTAAGcaaatcttttgtttttgttattgaggTTCAgaacctgggggtggggaagtgtgGAGGGATAATTTAGAAGAGTGTAAGGTGACCACGACACTTCCTGAACACTTGAGCATCCATCTTCCTTCAGCGTACAAAGAAGTTACCATAGCTGAGTTAAGCAACCTGACTTTGAGTCTCACAAAAATGTAATGGAAAGTAATTCTGGCagatacacatattttaaagacTAGGCTCAAACAggttacagaggaaaaaaaaaaaaagaagaagaagaaaagattaccTGTCAAATAATAGAAAAGCATTTAACCTCAAAGAGTAGGTGGAATACCAATGCACTGAGCAATTTTATAAATTGGGCACTTTGGCTTTTAAAGCAGCACAATACTTCCTGTAATGTCTAAATTGAGTTACCTGTCCATCCATGAAAAAAGTCTGACTTATGTGCATTTTTCTTAGAGCTGGTTAAATGAAAGATAGCCGTCCCAGCCTATCCCACACAGCTCCCACCCGTGAGAGGTATGCAGAAAGACCAGAATGCAGGTGTGGGCCCAAAGAAGCTGGCAGTTTTATACCACATGGAGCCAAGTCACCCTTCAAGGGCTAAACatatgcaaggcactgtgctaggcacaagTAGACACAGATTTTACTCTTAAGAAATTCACAGGCTCTAGGCGAGGCATAGTGGTTCATACCtgcataatcctagcactctgggaggccaaggtgggaggatcacagcctgagcaagaacaagaccccatctctaccaaaaatagaaaaaattggcctctaccaaaaaaaaaaaaaattgcccggCATGGTGGGAAGCCTGAGTCTCAGTTacacagaaggctgaggcaggaggatcacctgagcccaggagtttgaggttatggtgagctgtgatgataccactgcactctatccaggataacagagtgagactctgtctcaaaaaagaaaaaaagaaatgcacagcCTCATCACAATGCACCGATAGGCAGTTTTCTTCTAAGAGACACAGTCTCAAAACAAGGAGCTCTACAAAGGTTTCTAATACCATTTACTCAACACCTTAAAACCAGTGTCAGCAAAATTCTATGGGAACTAGTTCTAGCCATAGTGTTCAACTTTAtaagtaagaaacaaaaaaaattaaaagaaatccaaagtggaaaggaagatgtaaaattatctctgttctcAGATGACAGAGGTTCTCAGAGGTTCTCAGCCTATACAGAGGCTCTCAGCCTATATAGAGAAAATCCTACAGAATCTACATAACAAAAACTATTAGAGCTACAAAATGAGTTAAGCAAAATAACAGATTTAATCAATTGTTTCTATACACTCACAATGGACAActcatgaaagaaattttaaaaactccatttacaacagtataaaaaagaataaaatacttaggaataactTTAACTAAGAAGGTATAAGacttatatactgaaaactacaaaacactgctgaaaaaAGTTAAAGATCTAAATGAGTGGGAAGAtatcccatgtttatggattagaagaccTAATATTGTAAAAATAGCAATATTCCCCAAAGCaaactacagattcaatacaGTCCCTATTAAAATCCCAATGGCTTTTCTTGCAGAACTGGACatactgatcctaaaattcatagaGAATCACAAGGACCCtgaatacccaaagcaatcttgaaaaataGTTAAGTTGGAAGATTCAAACTTCCCCATTTCAAAACTGACTACATAGCTATGACAATCAAAAGAATGTGTTACATGCATAAGAACAAatatacagatcaatggaatagaactgagaatccagaaatgGATCCAcacatctatggtcaattgattttcaacatgggtgccaagaccatttaatggggaaagaatattctcttcaacaaatggtgctgggacaactagttatccacacacaaaagaatgaagttggactcttccctcatgccatatacaaaaattaattcaatgtggatcagagacctaaatataagggctaaaactataaaactcatagaagaaaacataagggtaAATCTTCacgaccttggatttggcaatggtttcttagatatgacatcaaaagtagaagcaacaaaaggaaaaaaagtaaattggactttatcagaattaaaaacagaaagtgaaaagacaacccactgAATGGGAGAAACTATCTGGAAATCATATATACTGTATCTGATAAAAGATTAACATCTAGAATATGTAAGAACTCCTAAACAACTCAGCAACATAAAGACAGACAAcgcaatttaaaaaatggccaaggacttgaaaagacatttctccaaagaagatatacaaatggctaacaagcacATGAAACGATGTTAATCATTAGTCACTAGcaaagtgcaaatcaaaaccacaataaaataccacttcacacctactaggatggccataataaaaaaaataaggtggAAGAGCAGCCCCTGGAGCCTGGGGGTGATAGtgggcagagccctgggcagaGACCAGTTCTCCCTGCTGCTGGGGCTCCCTCAGGAAATCATATCATAAAGACACGTGGAACAGTGGGACTTATACCTATTGAAgatctactatgtgtcagaaaTCGTTCTGGACACTTGGTATCTGCCTTCCTTTGAATCTTCTCAACAACCATGCAAGAAGCCCTTGTACCTGGCAAAGTGTAAATGCAATGACCCTGAGGAGAAGGAGCCACTTGCCTGTGTCCTCCTCTGACTCTGAGATGTCCAGCAGGATGATGAGTGGACATCGAAgagctttaaaaagaagaaaggaaaagccaGAAAGATACAGAAGAAAAGACCTATGAAGAAACAGGTCAACAAAACTGTTTCCCTGAGTGATGTGGACAGTTCCCATAAGGGTGAAATAATAGGCTCTGACAGTAACAGCTTCTCCTGTAGCTCTCCTTGGCATACAAAGAGTTCTGTAATGGTATTGGCGATGAGGAGGTCAGTGCCCATTTAGAACCAatgacagagaaggagagagaatcaGAATCATCTGGCCAAATATAGAAGAGAGAGATACCGCAGAGAACATCAACCTCAGATGGTGCCACAGAAAATGGCATCTCCCAGGTGCGTGTCTCCACTGCCACCTCCTGCCTCCACTGGACCCACACCAGGACTCTTAGAGGTTCAGGAATGAAATGTTCCCCTAAGATTCCCATCTAGTGGTGAAACCACGTGCCACTGTTTTGTAGTAAAAATTTCAGTGAGCTCCCTAATATACCCTCCTCATCTCTCATATGTATCATGGTGACATGTCAAGCTATTTTCACTGGctttctatacttttatacattaaatgtttttgataaatgaaaaatatgctccaaaaaaataaaataaaaataatgagtattAGCAAAGACATGGAAAGACCGAAACCCTAGTatattgttggtaggaatgtaaaatggtgcagccatttgACATTTCCTCTATAAGTCTGACAGTTCCTcaataagttaaacatagaggctggacacagtggctcatgcctataatcctagcattctgggaggctgaggcaggagaattgcttgagcttaggagttcgagaccagcctgagcaagagtaagaccccatctctacaaaacacagaaaaattagctaggcgtagtggtgcacacctgtagtctcagttacttgggacgctgaggcaggaggatagcttgagcccaggagtgtgaggtggcagtgagctgtgataatgccactgcactctacccggggcaacagagcaatactgtttcaaaacaaacaaacacaaaccacAGAATTACCACATTACCCAAAAATTTCACTCCCAGGTTATGTATTAAAAGTactgaaaacaggtgttcaaacaaaaacttatacatgaatattcacagcagcactattcacaatagccaaaaggtagaaacaacccaatgtccatcaactgatgaatggctAAACAAGATGAGGTACATCCATATGATGGGACATTATTCACCCataaaataaagtactgatacatgctgtaacatgaaccttgaaaacatatgCTAGGTaagagaaaccagacacaaagaccacatattatgtagttccacttacatgaaatatccagaataggcaaatccacagagacagaaagcagatccgtagttgccaggggctgagggagagggaaatggggaatgactgcttaACAGGCATGGAGTTTTCTTTTGaggtaaagaaaatgttctggaacctGGATAGTGGTTATGGCTGCACActgtcaatgtgttaaatatcactgaattatacactttatttaaaatggtgaattttacgagtataacaataaaaaattattcattgcttatctgaagttcaaatttaactgggtatccTGTATTTTAGTTGGCAACCATAGTCCCACTCTAACTCCTGCTCAGGTTTCCTCTTCTCTTCACTTCCACTGTTCTCAAAGAATTGTCTGAACATTTGCAATCTATTCCTTAACTCTCATTTATTCAGCACGTCTGCAATCTGGCTTGTGCCCTACTAATTCAATTCAAACTGCTATTGCTAAGGTCATGAATGATACTCAAGTTGCCAAATTCACTGGAGATCTTTCAGTCCTTGCCTTAAATTGCTCTCTTGCCAGCAACTAACATACAAGCCCTCctctttctgaaattctttcctttccctttggcTTCTGTACAGAAATGGGTTAGCTTTCAACAGGTTTGCATATTCCAAAGAAACTGGCCCTTCACCAGCTGCTGGGAGATAACCTCTAAGCCCTTGGAACATCTTGGCTGATAAGATTGTCCATATACACCTGGGTCCTTGAGCCATGCCAGATAGTATAAATGTGATTTATGGTGGGGGCCTTGGGCCATCCTGTATCAGCTTGACCTCTAGAGTGGCTAGGGACTGAATAACTAAGATTAGCCATGCAGGCACTCCATGCCTATGACTGACCTCGAATAAAAATTCTGCACCAAAGCTTTGGTAAGCCTTCCTGACTGGCAGTATCTGTATGTGTTGTTACACATTGTTGCTGGGAGAATTAAGAGCTGTCCACCCGACTCCACCAGAAGAGGACAAAAAGTTTGTGCCTGGTCTCTCCCGTACTGTACCCTATGTGCCGTTTTCCTTTGCTAATTTTAATCTGTATAGTTAATAAACCATAACTGTGAGTATAACAGCTTTTTTGAGTTCTGTGAATCCTTCCAGCAAGTTTGGTCTTGGGGACCCCTGACACTTCTATGCTACCATTTTTTCCTATGTCTGATTATctgttcttttcctgtctttatcACTTTTGTCCCTTTGCTTTTAAATGCTGGTATTCTATTCTTGGTTATTTTCCCTTCTCCCTACCTGCACAAACTCCCCTCTGACCTGTCCCAGGCAATTTCAGTCACTTGTGGCTCTAACACCTGTCCTCATCCCCATGTGAGATCCCAGCCTAAACCTCTCTAAACCTTTTGCCTGAACACCCAACATCTCAGCATGACCAGGGCAGACTCATCACTAATCTTCCACCCAAACATCTTTCCTGCTTTGGTCCCTATTTTAATGCTGAGTTCTAATCAATCTAGGCATCAAAATCATCATTCCCCAATTCAATCAACTTACAAGACTTGTCATTTCCCCTTCTGAACATCTCTGGGATTCAAAACTTCCATTCCCTTAGTTTTGGCCCTCATTATATCTCACCTGAGCTCTTGCAAGCATCTGTGAAATATTCCCCCTGACTCATATTTCATGCATCACACCCACAATCTAGTTCTATCTCGATCTTTCACTAACCTTTCTAAACATAATTATTCCCTGACTCAGAACCTTTGGAGATATCAAGTCCCATTAGACTTAGGCTCCTTTAGCAAGGCCGTAAGGTGGTCTAAATACTCTCTACCTCGCCAGCCCTGtcctctgccttccttccacCTCCAACTTTCCAGTGCTGCCCAACTACTCAAAATTCCCAGGCTGTACTCGCTAAACATTATCATCCATCTATGGGCCCGGACCCATTCTAGGCACTAGAGATAAATAATTAGACAAAGTTAATCAAAAGGCTACCTTCTAATGGGGaaagcaacaagaaaacaaagaataattccTGATACTGTTGAGTTCAGCGAGGGAAATGAAGCTGGCGAAAGTGACAGAGCATGACCAAAGGCCAACAGGCAATGTTTTGGTTAGCACGGATGGGAAAGTCCTCTCTGAAGAAGTAGCCTTTGAGAAAAGAACTGAATAACGGTGGGAGGGAATCCCCTTTAAAAGATATTGTCACAGATCTCAAGTGTTTACAAGTTACTTGTATTATGTTACTTACATATATGCAATTTCCTTATATTTGTGGCTGTAATATAATACAAACCTGAATTGACCAAACCTGAAGCCCCCTGGACTTCCTAATATGACAGGTAACATGTTTCCTTCTTGTATGAGCTACTTGCCATGAAAAGCATTCTGCCTAATTGTCAGACTTGTAAACCACTAGCCCAACAGGCTCTTGGATAACTCGATTCTTCTATGtccaattttaagaaaaaaatatggagggGGGGATTGGAGGGAGTTTATGCAAGCGGAATAGAAATGTGGAAGAGGAGGCTAAGAGAAAAATAGTAAGTTCACTACTTCTGAAATGGTTCTTTAAATCAGGAAAAACCAGCAACTAAGGACAATCAACCAAATCTAAACAAGAAGGAGGACTTCCCTCCATGAAGACACATGGAGGGAAAATCCTAAAATATAAGTGAAGCCATAGgagattcttattttaaaacaaggtatatgaaaaccacttttaaaaaattgactttatACAATGTCTGACTACACTTTTATTCTAAAAACTCAAAATAACTGTGACATAAGGCTGgtaaacagagaaagaaaaatgcaatagGACTTACTTGACTACAGGACATTTTAAGATGTTTATTATTTACTAGAAGTAATATGCACACAAATTAGTGGCAACTTGTACAACCCAACAAGATTACAATTAATTCACAGTAACATACACTAGCTCTAATCTGCCACAGCCAAGAGCACAACTAAGTCTCTTACACAGATGATTTTATTACCAAACTTACATTCTGGCTTTTATAATTGTTTCGCAACACCTAGTAACAGTCTACTCCTACAGCTTTTGAGTAGAAATGCCCCTGAAGGCCCTTCAGAGAGCAGAGGTGAATACTTTTTCATGGAGGAACGCCAGCTTTTCTAAGCGAGTTCGTTTCAGTAGTGGGAGCCATTCCCAGTGGGCTAACTCTACCACACGATAGCCAAGCCGAACCAGCTGCCGTCTCTTCATATTATGCAGTCCAAGCAGATTCCTGGAACCATAGCAATATTGGTTCTTATTTGTCATCTGAATGGCCAGCTTCACTGCTGGGGTCTGCATGCTGCCTGGGGGGCAGAGGTCAGCCATCTCCATGGGCCCCGACCAATCTGCCACATTGCAAAGAGAGCCCCCCAAGGGTCTGGCAGCCTTATTCTCTAATTCCATGGGTTGCTGCCCAGTCTCTGACTCAATTTCCCCCTGGAAATGTCCTCTTGTTTTCCCTTTTAGTAACTGATTGATCAAATCATCTGTAAGGCTGACCCCCTCATGCTTAAGTCTTAATTTGGCTATGTTTTCACCTGGTATAGCTTCTCTATTAAATGGTAATGGCTTCATGTTAACATCAAGCTGAACCTCTAAGTCAGAAGATCGGGTATGAGGCAAAATCATATGGTACTTGATGTAGTGGGGCCCACCCAACATCGTTTCAAGTAAAAAGAGAATTTCTAGGAATTCAGGCTTTGAGTTCATATCCTTCCTTGCTAAATCCCACAACATTTCAGACCCCTCTTGCTGCAGCTGAGAACAAAGACGATTACCTCTGTAATCTGGACACTCAATGCCAACTGTACCATCAAGAGTATATAGTTCCTTAGTGAGTTCAAACTTGCTTCTTTTCTGAGCTAACCTGACAAACCCTGGACTCAGAGCGAAGTCAATTAACTCTATTGGAAAGTACTCAGAAAATGCCAGGCCCAGCAGGCAGGTGAGTAGGTGTTCTGGGTATCGGCTGAATTCAGGCATCTTTCTGTGCATCTCATTTATCAGGCTGGAATAAAATTCTTCTGCATTAGGTGGCACATAATTCAGACTTCCAAATGACCACAGAATCTTGGCAACATCTTTACTTCGACAGTGTGCTACTCTAGGAGGCAACGAAGCAGCCACAGCATTCATTACTCCTTCATCCAGAATGCGTAAGGATGAGCAGGCAAGAGTCAGGTGCATGACGCCCTGAACTCCCAGGGAAGGAATGCGCTGCGGAGCAATCTCTCCAAACTGCTTCATGAAATTTATGTGATCCACATGAGTGAAACggaacattttaagaatattcaCTAAGGCATGACTACTCAGATGCTGCATATCAGCACAAGCTAAGTCTCCAATTTTTCGCATGACAAATTCAGAGAGACTACTACTTGATTTAAAGAACCCCAAACAGATTGTACCAACTTCCTCTAAATTAATCGAATCTATATACTTAAGGATCAATGATTCCAGTTTTTGCATTAAGTCCTCGGGTACCTGACGATTTTCACCTATAATATAAATTAAGTGAACCAGTTGGGACAAGGATAGATCTTTCCAGTGCAAATTAagataactaaaaaatatttttaaaaaccgaGGTACTCTACGGCCTAAGTACCTCCAAAGATCAGCTACCAGTAGAAGCTGATCCAGACTCATCTCCCATACCTGATGGCAAAATTTGGTTTCATACACAGCTAGCATTGAATGGGAGTGAGGGATTCCTAAACCGACAAAGGCTTTCAAAATATTGATCAGATCTGGGGTATCAAAGAACTGTATGTTTTTCACGCTCAGCTGGCAGAGCAAAGCAAAGCTGGTACGGGAGAGTAAAACAGGACGCTGTTCTGCAGGCAGAGAGCTCAGCTTACAGAAATAATCAGCAATGGTTTGAGGCTGGAGATTATTTTCATAAACTGTGACTTTGTGCAAAATTAGTTCACCTTCTGAAACAGAAAGGGGCTGACAAGTCTCAGATCTGTGATAGCTGTGGAGCTGGTACTCTGGTCTTAGCTGTAGGAAAACTCGGGGGTCCTCAAGGGTATCAAAAACTTCTATGTCCTCTTCTTCAACTCTCGTGGCTCTGGGTGAGCCCCACTGCAACGCGCTGGCTTTAGAAGTAGAGGGCTTGTTGAATTCCAAACTCAGGAGGGCACTGCTGGTTGTGAGGGTCCTCCGAGAAAAGGACGTGCTACAAACGTTCTTAACTTTTTTGGCAGAATGGCAGAGACTACCGAGTTCTGGAGGGTCCTGTCCCCCACGCTGTGTGCTGCTTCTCACATTCCAACACACCACACTTTGGGCTGCACTGAAGGCAAAAGGATTGTAAAGTGTTCGATATCCTAAAGGTTTTAACAACTTGAGAGTGGCTGCCATTCTGGTGTCAGTACGGATCTTTTTGGCAGTCAGAACACAGTTCTCACAGGTTTGACCAGGCAATTTCTTGTTTATATGGTGCTTGATTAGAGCTGGACG includes the following:
- the FASTKD5 gene encoding FAST kinase domain-containing protein 5, mitochondrial gives rise to the protein MALVICRRFPGSFCGTPPRPALIKHHINKKLPGQTCENCVLTAKKIRTDTRMAATLKLLKPLGYRTLYNPFAFSAAQSVVCWNVRSSTQRGGQDPPELGSLCHSAKKVKNVCSTSFSRRTLTTSSALLSLEFNKPSTSKASALQWGSPRATRVEEEDIEVFDTLEDPRVFLQLRPEYQLHSYHRSETCQPLSVSEGELILHKVTVYENNLQPQTIADYFCKLSSLPAEQRPVLLSRTSFALLCQLSVKNIQFFDTPDLINILKAFVGLGIPHSHSMLAVYETKFCHQVWEMSLDQLLLVADLWRYLGRRVPRFLKIFFSYLNLHWKDLSLSQLVHLIYIIGENRQVPEDLMQKLESLILKYIDSINLEEVGTICLGFFKSSSSLSEFVMRKIGDLACADMQHLSSHALVNILKMFRFTHVDHINFMKQFGEIAPQRIPSLGVQGVMHLTLACSSLRILDEGVMNAVAASLPPRVAHCRSKDVAKILWSFGSLNYVPPNAEEFYSSLINEMHRKMPEFSRYPEHLLTCLLGLAFSEYFPIELIDFALSPGFVRLAQKRSKFELTKELYTLDGTVGIECPDYRGNRLCSQLQQEGSEMLWDLARKDMNSKPEFLEILFLLETMLGGPHYIKYHMILPHTRSSDLEVQLDVNMKPLPFNREAIPGENIAKLRLKHEGVSLTDDLINQLLKGKTRGHFQGEIESETGQQPMELENKAARPLGGSLCNVADWSGPMEMADLCPPGSMQTPAVKLAIQMTNKNQYCYGSRNLLGLHNMKRRQLVRLGYRVVELAHWEWLPLLKRTRLEKLAFLHEKVFTSAL